In Ananas comosus cultivar F153 linkage group 10, ASM154086v1, whole genome shotgun sequence, the following proteins share a genomic window:
- the LOC109716859 gene encoding GDSL esterase/lipase At5g45910-like produces MAAKVYYFLVCFLTFSCFLLRRRSVFAAQQYAAIFNFGDSLVDAGNLCVDGIPAYLATARYPYGMNFFGYPTGRCSDGRLVIDFIAQELGLPLLPPSKAKNATFTRGANFAITGATALDTSFFEARGLGKTIWNSGSLHTQLKWLDEMKPSLCSSPQECRDFFGRSLFIVGEFGGNDYNSPLFAGRGMEEAHSIIPHVVESISSAVEKLIAEGAVELVVPGVLPIGCFPVYLALFHKTEDKYGPRSGCLRHFNTLSWVHNSMLQRAVERLRSKHPAVRIIYADYYTPAIQFVLQPQKFGFLQQLPRACCGTGEGTYNFNLTAKCGDPGAVACADPTTHWSWDGIHLTEAAYGHIAKGWLYGPFADPPILRSPLL; encoded by the exons ATGGCGGCGAAGGTCTACTACTTTCTCGTCTGTTTCCTGACCTTCTCGtgcttcctcctccgccgccgctcggtTTTCGCGGCGCAGCAGTACGCGGCGATCTTCAACTTCGGGGACTCGCTCGTCGACGCGGGGAACCTCTGCGTCGACGGCATCCCTGCGTACCTCGCCACCGCCCGTTACCCGTATGGCATGAACTTCTTCGGCTACCCGACCGGCCGATGCTCCGACGGACGCCTCGTGATCGACTTCATCG CCCAGGAATTGGGCCTGCCTTTGCTCCCGCCGTCGAAGGCGAAGAACGCGACGTTCACGCGGGGGGCGAACTTCGCGATAACCGGCGCGACCGCGCTCGACACCAGCTTCTTCGAGGCGCGGGGGCTCGGTAAGACCATATGGAACTCCGGCTCCTTGCACACCCAGCTGAAATGGTTGGACGAGATGAAGCCGTCCCTCTGCAGCTCGCCGCAAG AGTGCAGGGACTTCTTCGGCCGGTCGCTCTTCATCGTCGGCGAGTTCGGCGGGAACGACTACAACTCCCCGCTCTTCGCTGGCCGCGGCATGGAAGAGGCGCATTCGATCATTCCTCACGTCGTCGAATCGATATCCAGCGCAGTAGAG AAATTGATTGCCGAGGGGGCGGTGGAGCTGGTGGTGCCGGGGGTGCTGCCGATCGGGTGCTTTCCGGTGTACCTGGCGCTGTTCCACAAGACGGAGGACAAATACGGCCCGCGGAGCGGGTGCCTCAGGCACTTCAACACGCTCTCGTGGGTGCACAATTCGATGCTCCAGCGGGCCGTCGAGAGGCTCCGGAGCAAGCACCCGGCCGTGAGGATCATCTACGCCGATTACTACACCCCGGCCATCCAATTCGTGCTGCAACCGCAGAAATTCG GATTTCTACAGCAGCTTCCGCGGGCATGCTGCGGCACGGGGGAGGGGACGTACAACTTCAACTTGACAGCAAAATGCGGCGACCCGGGTGCGGTAGCTTGCGCGGACCCGACAACACACTGGAGCTGGGACGGAATTCACTTGACCGAAGCCGCGTATGGCCACATCGCCAAGGGGTGGCTCTACGGCCCCTTCGCCGACCCGCCGATTCTGCGGTCACCACtcctttag